The DNA segment TAGTCACCTTGGAAAAGCAATTGTCCAAACTGAACTCTGAAAAAAACGTGAAGaactttttcatcctttgcTCCATTTGTGGCACCAAAAACGGCATCGGTAAAATTGGCGACGTCAATCTGATCCGTTGATGATCAGTTGACTGGTTATACAACTGGTGATCAGTTGACTGGTTCTACAATTGATGATCAGCTGGTCGGTTATACAATTGATGATCAGCTGGTCGGTTATACAATTGATGATCAGCTGGTCGGTTATACAATTGATGATCAGCTGATCGGTTATACAATTCATGATCGCCAGCGCAACTCCAATATGATCTCCTCCCATTTCCCCCGCTGTTTTCTTTCGCAGGAACTATTCTGAAAAATCGAAAATGCCTCAAGTGCAGCTCGataattattttcctccaatGAGGAGCCAATGTGAGAAGcgacaaaatggagaaaacacGAACAAACTTTGACGACGCACCTTAACAACGCCATATGAAAACCCTAGTAGGCGAACCCACTTAACCATATTATCATTGCTTAGGCCAATAATCCTTATATGTGAGTTGAATGCGTTTCCCCTTCTTGTTTATAAAGTTCGGATCCATGTAATCCTCTGGCAAGGGTGTCTCCGGAATCTGTAGAAAAGACaacaagggggaaggaggggCATAAAATTTTGGTGACGTAAAAATTGATCACTTCCATGGGGATATGAAAAGAAGCCTATCTCTTTGTGCATATTAAAAGGGGagtgggggggggggagaaaactCGTGTCTCAACGCTGCCGCTCTAACAACATCTCGTGTTCTCTCCCATGTGCATCTTTCTCTAGAGAACATCACTCTCTCCGACCTTTCCGGGCTCATAGGTCCACACCACTTCCGTCTCATTTAAATCATACTCTTCCGAAAAAACTACGTTCCCGTCATCCGGTAGTAGGTGCTGTAAGATTGGTGAATCATAATGGGGTGGTTCTTAGTTAGTCACGCAAGTTAATTCCAGGTCGGTCACTTCACCACCATATTTCGGCATGCAAGTAGTACCGACAGGACACACACAGAAAAATGCAGACATGGGTAACACTCCTCTGGCGTACCTTTAACTCCCCCAACCTAATCGAATTGTATGGCTCCTTGTATGTTAGCTTCGATACATCAATttggaaaggggggggaatatTATTCCCTATCACTTTGCATTTTATATAATTCATCGCTAGCTGGACGTGGTAGCCATTGACATACGCAGGGCATCCGATAAGGCCGACGATGCTGCACGGAATGTTTAATTCCGTCACTTGGTTTTTAACAACCCTGGCAAACTTCAGGAAGTATATGTGCTTTTCCACTgttcaggagaaaaaaagagggaaatatatatccTCTTAGATGTGGACTGGAGTGATTGGTGGACTGGTTAAGGGAATTGTTGTGATGGTATTATCCCGTTGGAGGCGCAACTGACTAACGGAAATTTGTGTCAGTCTCCCCACACCTGCGAGCGAAGCGCAGTACCCAATTTAGACTCACCCGGATCTGTCTCAACGTGTGACACGACGCACTCGACAACGTTCCCATCGATGTGAATTCTGAAGAGCCTCGCGGAGAACActgaagagggggaaaaaggtaGTTATTATGAGGAAGTAGCTACTAGCACGCATAATTCGTTAAGAAGTATAtggatatttttcctttttttttttttttttttttttttttttttcgagcaTTACGCAAAGACAGGTGGCCGTCCTCCTCCTCGAAGGCGTACTCATCAATCAACTTGTGGTCGATACAAATCCGTTGCTCCGGTCCGTACTTCCAAATAATGGCGGGAATATACCCATGCACTTGAACAagctccttctttttaaaccTCTCCCAACATCTACCCTGCACATCTACCACCGTGCTTACCGTACTATGTGCATTGAAGTAATCaacaatttccttcttcagaaACCCCCATTGTTTATACTTCAAATACAGCTTGTAATTTAGGTGGTTTCTTTTCGCATTGTGCATGAAGAAGGTTGGCTTAATAATTAGCTtcagtttgttcattttttccaccacAGGTGCTGTGCGGTCACACGTTCTTACGAGGGGTGTTGCCGTGGCCTTTAGGAGCTTGTCCTCCTAGGCAGTTATGATGGTTCACACACACTCCTCCATACACCCACATAGTTAGTAGCTACCGCGTGTATGTCAGTGCACATATGTAGGTATGCACCTGATGCGACCATGCCCGTGGGTTACATATGCCCCCGTTTTATAAGGCCAACTCGCCAATCGCGCAAAAACGGAAACGAACATGTACTCCAGAGTAAACCGCAAGTGACATAACTTCGGTCAGCATTATAACTGAagcatcaaaaaaaaaaaaaaataaaaaatacatacataaatacatacatatatacaaaatgtTTACACATGCGCATACATACACCTAACAAATCGAACACGCGAACAAACTGGTGACCTCCCGCACGTGCcaattcttcctc comes from the Plasmodium knowlesi strain H genome assembly, chromosome: 3 genome and includes:
- a CDS encoding ribosomal protein L25, putative, with translation MNKLKLIIKPTFFMHNAKRNHLNYKLYLKYKQWGFLKKEIVDYFNAHSTVSTVVDVQGRCWERFKKKELVQVHGYIPAIIWKYGPEQRICIDHKLIDEYAFEEEDGHLSLLFSARLFRIHIDGNVVECVVSHVETDPVEKHIYFLKFARVVKNQVTELNIPCSIVGLIGCPAYVNGYHVQLAMNYIKCKVIGNNIPPPFQIDVSKLTYKEPYNSIRLGELKHLLPDDGNVVFSEEYDLNETEVVWTYEPGKIPETPLPEDYMDPNFINKKGKRIQLTYKDYWPKQ